Part of the Vigna unguiculata cultivar IT97K-499-35 chromosome 3, ASM411807v1, whole genome shotgun sequence genome, TACCTAATATCTATGGACATTTCAAATCATAATTCCCTTGAAACAACCTTTAGTTTAGTTTGACTTACCAGTCCAGGCCCTCAAAAAGTCCTTCTCCTTTTATTGCagaagttttgaaaatagaCCATTGGCGATTTTTTATCTTGTGTAGCTCTAGAGCCTCCGTCACTGCAGCATCATCAAGTGCACCAGGAAGGTCCTGTGTACGGAGAAAAAAgacaatttaaaacaaattgatacatttatttttcaaaatttcagtTTTCCACACAAGGTATATGGCATGCAATAGTAATTAGGCACAACTTAAAACTATCCTTTTGCATCACAAAATTGTAGTTTGCAATAAATTTCAGCCAATAAAGAATGTGTTGGAAAGTTTGTTGCTATCCATTTTCCTCCTACTGAGAATATCAGCTTCCTAACTTTTTTACATACTCATTATCTCCTTATTTCCCTAGGGAAATACGAGAATCCAAAAAAATATGGATCAAACTCTGACCTGTTTGTTTGCAAAAAGGAGAACAACAGCACCTTTTAGTTCTTCCTCCTGTAGCAACGGTTCAGAGACAATTTAGTATTAAGTATTATTTATGAAAACCTGAAATCACAATCACAGGCAATAACCAGGGCTACGGAAGAATAGAAAACAGAATCAATTAACGAGAGTACAACACATCTAAAACTCAAAATGATATGtcgaataaaaaaaatcaattatagaataactagaatgaaattgagaatCAATCTGTATATTGTATGAACTTTGAGTGGTGGAAACCACTTCAGAACCCTATTATAGTTACTAAACCTTGAACAACAACAAACTCTTTCCCAACTAGCTGTAAGCGGCTACATGGAATGATGCTCTCTACGCAGATATATTAAATCCCAATTCTTCACAAAAAAGCcatttagatataaataatttgtatcgGTTTTATTCTAAGTTTGTCTAGGTGTTCCTCTAATTATGGTTCTATCCTATCTGATCATCCTGTCGAAGTGAAACTTCCATTAGTCTTTTTTTCATATATCCAAACCGTCTCTCAGGCTTGTTTGTACCCTCTGATCCACAATAGATTCAACTCCTACTTTCTCGAAACATTCATTCACGATGATCTTATCTTTTCTTGTATGATCATTTATTTATCCATGAATCAAACTCAACATTCTCATCTTTGCAAAATATTACGCTATGCTCTTGTTCACTTTAATGCTTAATATTCAATACCATATATCACTTGATGTTCTTATagctataaaaaaatatatcctaTTTAGCTTATGGATAAATTTCTATTCCATATAATACATGAAACATTACTCTATTACATCCTAAGCCATTGTTGAAGGTTCACTAAACTAATAAAGCTTAGAAATGCAATTTAGTATCACCACTCTTCTACAATACCGATTACTTATGAGTACAGGAATATTATAAGTATGCGAACCAAGTTCTTAGATCAGTATtcaaaatgacaagtaattgtagaaatgtaatgttttcttttattattttttatatatgtgaaCCCAATTTTAAGGTTAGGGTTTTAGGAAGTGCCTTGCCTCTTCTATGTATCTTATAATTACAATTATCTCTAATGATAGTAAGTATCGTACAATACAGGATACAAACAGTACTATACAATACGAACCGATTGAAGACTCGTTTTGTTCCCTTATCATGTTAGTATCACACAATTCGATCTCTGAATTTCCCTGAATGGTAGCTTGAGTCGCAACATCCATGGGCAGAGAGATGTTACTCAGGTGGCAACTCTTGTTGCAACGACTCTTGCGACAATGCCTGTTGTAGTGGCACCTCCCAGCAATGATGGAAAAGAAGCCAACAGACCTCGGGACAACAAAGTCTCTCTCAGTGGCTACTCTCACGGCCTCAAAGTACCTGGCAGTGGCATGGCCTCGACGCTGCTTTGTGTGTGTTCGTGAGTAAAGATAGACAGCCCTAGGGCTTTTTAATGGGTTGGAATTGGGACCcatttttaacctaaaattttaGCCCATTTcgtttaaaacattttaaagcCCAATTAGTAAATGGTGTCTCCCTCTAAAACTGCTACTGCACCCAAAAAAAAAGGTGACTCTGGAAACTCTCACTGCACtcaaaagaattgaaaaaggtCACTCTCTGAAAACTACCACCGCACTGAAAACTGTCATCTTTCTTTCTTATTCTCTTAGGGTCAAATATTTATCAAcccatacatttttttttttcatttaccaAAGGAGTTGGGTCATACaatcattataatattaactTAATTTACCCACTATACAATCACTATACAAATGTGTCAATTGCATGCATCAATCAATCTATGGAAGATCATAGTCTATAGATTCTTGACACAGGTACCTCATACCATGTCTTTTGGtaatatttcttcattttcctccATTTACTCTCCAAAAATTCCCCATTTTATACTGTCGCTAATGGATCCAAAGTAACATCTCAAGGAATTGGCAAGGTTTCTTTATCTCcttcactaaatttaaattattttttgtacattCCCATTATCATTACAATTTCATATCCAAGTCATTGACTCGTTCTTTGAATTGTTGTGTGACCTTTATTACAAATTCCTTTGCTATACAGGAATGTGGTAAGGGTCTGATTGGAGAAGGATGGGGGTCTTTATTTACTGAAACCAAGTTCCTTGGTATCTTATTTTGCAATTTCAGTCCAAAAACTTTTGCATATTCATTTGGACCACCTTAGTTTGCCTAAGTTGAAGATGATAGCTTTAGATAGAAAATCTTGTCAATTAGGAAAGTGTTAGGTCTTCCTTTCTTAAAAAGTTTGAGACAcaatgtaattttgttttttctactaTTAATTCTGATATCTGGATACTATTTGAATGAATTCTCTTGatgtatttaatgaaaatatacaccgtttttattttcatcacatTTATCTAAGGATAATTAAACACTTTTACACTCCAAACCTAGATTTATTCTGAACAAGTTGTATGTGCCATGTTCACATGCACACTTTTCTCATCCTAATTCTTCTTAATACAAAGATCGTGATATGTGTGTGTTGTGAGTGTgtcaatataaatatacacaCGATAGAAATCAAGAATGACAAATACCTCCAGAATTGCATGGAATTCCTCCTTAGCAATCACAAGCCTATCAACGTCACTTGAATCAACAACATATATTATTGCCTGAGTATTTGGAAAGTAGCACCTCCAATATggcctatttaaaaaaaattaaaaataatcaaataacaaAAGGTTGGAGAAATAAATTGACATTTCAGCTATAGTATATATAAAGGCAATGCAACATGTCTGGGTAtggtttctttttttcataattttcccCTTCAACTTCAAACTGCTACTGATCCAACTTTCCCATTTTTTATTCATCCTGCTCCTCCTATTAATAGCCTTACTCGATGAGATCAATCATATGGATGACACAAAAACCAATAAACTTAGCTAAATACCAAATTCTCAACAACATTAGTCAAtgagattaaattaatatttttcctcCAATGCACTTAGCTTGTCTCAACCACTTTTCACAAGACACAGAACAATAACCGCTCTCCACACCAGTGTCCCCAATACCCTTATTTACACATCTAAACCATCTTACCCAATTTCATGTTATCTTTTGCACGATGGTTGTCTTATCAATAACTCATACAATCCATTGTTTCAAATCCCAAATAGCAGCGCTGAGCTGCTAAACCCTAAAACACTCTAGAGGGATAGCAActactttcaaatttttatataggttccaatttatacatataaattgTCAAAAATTATACAAGTGCTTCAAAATCAATGACTTTCacaattaacaataaaaagTCATAGATGTTTCAAACAAAACATACAAATTAATACCcgcaaaaatcaaatacaagttTCCTATAGGAACCATCAATATTCATCAAAATCCAAGTCTTTTTTAGAATGTTAAGTATTCATCACTAttagatttcaatttttgatGAAATCCACAAATATATTCCTCCCTGTAGCAGAGGGTAGCTAGCCACTACAGCTCGCTATTTAAAAAACCTGATACAATCATTTGGTATCATGTGCCTTCTAGTGTGACAGCTTAACATACTCTGAAAGCACAGCAATGTCACAGTTACATTGTTTTCCCGTCAACTATGACTACTAAGTAACTCTGCCTACAGTTTCATGGTCAGTAAGCCCTAAGCCTAAGTAAAGGAGGAGGGTTATGTTAGGTGCTCAACAACCAATTAAAACCTGTAGTAACCTTGAATAGTTACACATGTCAATCAAGGTTATATTTCTTATCCCATTTTATGGTTTGACCCCTTTAGTTTTCAATATGCAGGTAGTTTTTGTCCATTATGATGGTATCTACACATACATTTTTTCATCCTATCATGTGACAAGTAATATAGGGAAAAAATGAGGTTGTCATTGGGTATAGAAACTCCTTGAAACAGAGAGCATTTTAAGATAACATGGACAGAAAAGACATGTAGATGGGCTATATGATTACAAAACAGCCCTTTAAAGAATAGAAAGTTCAAATTTCAATGGCAGATTATAATTGAGCCAAAGTGCAAAACTACAGTGGTGAAACTTCATATCATGTAGGAATTAGAGtggtaaaatttataaactagtGACATTATAGGATATCAAAATTCACAGGTATGTACTAGGAGCTAAAAGTAAATATTAGCAGAAACAAAAAAAGATCATACACCTACACTCAGTCAAACGAAGTAAGAATGATGCCAGAGTGTTTACCTGATACTTGTTTGCCCACCTGTATAAACAAAAGTTTCACATTTGAATTAGCATTTAACATAATCCCTCCTATGCCATTGCATATTAAGTCTCAGGAAATAAATTCACTTGCTTGTAATTTATGAACAACAATGTAAACATGGAAGCCAAAGAGTAATCTTTAACCAACAACACATAAAAAGTAGATATGTATAGAAGGTTATAGTCtaggtttttcttttatcttcacTTGGACTGTATCAACATTCAAAAAAACTTATAGATAAAAATATCTATGGCCAAAGGAGGGCATAATTATGCAAACTAATTTGTAATGTATTGCACTCACTCAGTAATGAAACTAACAAAGTTCAAGTCTAAAACACGGCTATGCATGTTTGCTTGTATTTAGCATGACATAGAAGAATATCATGGAGAAAAAGACAGAAAACTTACACAGGGACTGTGGAAGGGGGAGACAGAGACTAGATACCACCGACATTTTAAAAGCAATGGGTCAAACGAAACTTATAGCATTTAGAAAGGCTAAATGAACATTTAAAcactttaaattaatatatgttcaaaCATATTCGTGCTTATTTGTTGAATTAGTAGTAcaccatttttaattaaaacttattgAGTATAAAAATTTGAACCTTGCTCATTGATCATGTTTGTAAATTCTAAAACTATACTCTGGTCATCTCTATGACTCTAATACTGGTCCTAGATTTTGTTTAGTTCAACATAGGCAGTGGTAAACGGAGAAAACATATTCATAACAAGTACCAAAATGTACAGAACTTGATGAATCAAGATGACAAAGGTCGTTACCTAAATCCCAAACTTGAAATTTGATGTTGTTATACTGCACAGTTTCGACATTAAACCCAATAGCTGCA contains:
- the LOC114178606 gene encoding ADP-ribosylation factor 1 is translated as MGLVFTKLFSSLFGNKEARILVLGLDNAGKTTILYRLQMGEVVSTIPTIGFNVETVQYNNIKFQVWDLGGQTSIRPYWRCYFPNTQAIIYVVDSSDVDRLVIAKEEFHAILEEEELKGAVVLLFANKQDLPGALDDAAVTEALELHKIKNRQWSIFKTSAIKGEGLFEGLDWLSNTLKSGGG